The DNA window AGTATGAGAGCTTATCAAATTACTGATTTGATGGGTTGTATAAATAATTGCTCTTTTTTTACTTTCTTCAACTATACACTTTTCCATAACCTGTATAGATTTAGCATCGATATTCGATGTAATCTCATCCAATATCAATATTGGAGTAGGGGTAATCATAGATCTTATAAATGTTATTTTCTTTTGTTCTCCACCTGAGAGTTCACAGCCACCCTCACCAGCAATCTTATACATTTGTTCATCCTTAAAGTTTAGTTTACTAAGAAACCCTTTAACAGTTTCAATTGTCTTACTATCTGCACTTTCTAAATCTAGAGGATATAAGCAATTCTCAATTACAGTTAAATTAAATAATATGGCGTTTTGCTTTGAATAAGCAAATATTTTCTCAATATATTGTAATTTTTTATCGGCATATATGAGACCTTTTTCAATGTTATAAATGCCTAATAAACCTTTTAATATTGATGACTTTCCACTTCCATTATCACCTTCCACAAGGTTTATTGTCTTATCCTTTATGTTAAAGTTCTTACAAGTAGCTACTTTATTGCCATTTACTGATATTTCCAGATCTTCTCCAGACATTAAATAAGGAGCAGTATCTTTGTATTTCAAAAATTCATACTTTATAAAATCTTCTTCTTTTAAAAAAGCTAAAATATTATCTATACTAGCAAAACCTTGTTGAAGATATTGAAAATATCTTATCATATTAGTTATGGGAGCAAAGAATTTTTCTGAATATATTACAATAACCAAGAAACTACCAGTATCTACTTTTCCATTAATAATGTTAAATGTTACATACGAAAGCGCAATAGCAGTTCCAATGACTCTACAAGTTTTTTCCAATACATAGAATGTACTTAATTTCTTATCAGACATATTGGATATGTTTCTATATTCATTGTTTACTTGCCCAAACTTCTTGACCTCTCTTTCTTCACCATTGTACACTCTAATATAATCTATGTTATTATATGAATCATTTAAATTATTTATAATTTTAGTTCCAGCATCAATTCTATTTATTGCCAATATTTTTTGTTCATGCCCTGATCTTTTGGCCATGAAATAGGTAAAAGGTATTACGCTTATGAGTATAAGAAGGATAATAGGATCAATTTTAATAATGAATATGCTCATTATAATTAAATCTAAAATATCCGAAAGCATAGTAAACAAAGATGTACTAAATATTAATTCTAAACGTTCAGTATTATTAAATACCATATTTGTTACTAACCCCATATCCATTTCGTTTAATCTATTTACATTAACTTTTAATAGCTTACTATAAGTTCTATTTCTAATTTTAAAGACTATCATGTTTGAAAATTTAGACGAAAGATAGCAAAACACATTCCTTATAATAGTACCTAGGATCAAAGTGATAACATATATAATAAGAATAGTTTTTATCGTATTTACGCTACCATTACCAGCTAATAAATCAATTATTATTTTTGAAGTTTCTCCTAAAATATTTGTTGGTAATATAGAAAAGAAAGAAGATGTAATAGCTAAAAGGAGAATACCAAATAGTGTCCACAATTTTACATTAGATATTTTTAGTAATTCTATAATTCTCTTCACATCTTTTTTCCTCCTATAATTTTACTTTTAAAATAGATGAGATCTTCGTTTTATTTTCTAACTCTTCCCAAGCGGGACAATATTTATAAGATTTATTATTTATGTTTAACTTAATATCATCTACAATCTCTTCTAGAGCATAAGTTGTCATCACATCCCAATTTATTGAATATTCTCTTGTAAGAACAGGACAACCTTTTAGATTACCACTAGAGGTTATATATAATAAATCTCCAGCATCACACCTAATTTGAGATTGTAAAGCATCAACTTTGATTTTTTGAGGATACTTTTTTATAATCACATCTAATTCAGAAGAAGATAATCTAAAATTAGTTTCTAGATGTTTTTCATTAAGAAGAGGAAATAATGCTGGATTTATAGAATGCTTTATACTATTCTTTTTAACATATTCAATAAATTTATCTAATTGGTGTAAATTATGCTTCATTGCAACATATTTCAATTCAACATCAATACCTTGTTTTAAAAACCAATTAACGTTGTTAAAGATAACATCACAATTAGTTCCTACTCTTGTAATATATGAATATATCTCATCTGTCATCCCGTATATGCTTACTTCCATAGCAAATGGTTTCTTTTGAGTAAGTGCCAGCTTTATCTTATCTGTTAAAATAAATCCATTTGTAAAAATTGTCGTTAAAAATCCTTTGTCAATCGCGTAGCTATAAAATTCATCAAACCTATTGAGCATAAATGGCTCACCGCCAGTCAGAAAAAGATTTATAGAATCAGTACTTATGAAAAAGTCTAGTATTTTAGTATATTGCTTAAAACTAAGTGTAGCAACTGTACTTTTGCCTTTATCTACATAACAATGGTGACAGTTGAAATTACATACATTTGTTAACTCAATGCCTATCGGTCCCATATTAATTCCCCCTTTATTCGATTGCGTTTTATAACTCCCCTGAATAGTAAATCGATATTATTATTTTTGTAAATCTTTGTAATTCCATAATAACATTTTATTAATCTATGTCAAGTTAAATGGCAAATTTTATTCACAGATTTTTTTAAATCCTCAGTTGACAAAATAAATGCAACCTTATCGAATTAAGGTAGTTGCATTTAATCTTACAAAGTGGCAGGTTGCATTTAGTCTGTCAAAAACTCCAGTTTTTTTGTCAAGAATATATATGAAGACAATTACCATATGTATCTTGCGCAAATTAGAAAACTGAGGAATTTATCGTGGCTAAAAATAAACATTTAACTGACGCTGAGCGTCTACAAATTGAACAATGGTTGAAGGATAGGGTATCCATCAAGCAGATTGCTCTGAAACTTGATAAGAGCACATCAACTATTTCAAGGGAGATTCGTTCTCGCGCCATAACCAGCATCAAATTTGTACCATACCGCACTCACAATAGGTGTGTGGAACGCTATGATTGCCATAAGCACTATCTTTGCAGTGACAAACCGAACTGCACAAAACGTTGCTCTACATGCAACCTTTGCAATGAATTATGCGAGGCTTACCAAGAACAGCCCTGTTACAAACTCTTTGAGCCGCCATATGTCTGCAACGGCTGTATAGAGGAGCACCAATGTGTTCTTCGAAAAAAATATTATCTTCACCACCAAGCTCATGAAGCTTATCGTGAAATGCTTGTGGAGTCTCGTATTGGAGCTAATATAACTGAGGATGAACTATTGGTGCTTGATGAGATTGTAAGCCCTTTAATCATGCGTGGCCAGTCAGTCCATCACATAGTCACACATAACCCAGATCAATTCGAGGTTAGTGAAAAATCCATTTATCGTTATATTTCAGGCGGCCTTCTAAAAGCTAGAAATATTTGATATGCCCCGTGTTTGCCGCACAAAGCCACGTAAGTCCAAGCCAGTGGAGCACAAGGTTGATAAAAGCTGCCGGATTGGACGCACATATGCCGAGTTTCTTTCCTTTGTAGAACAATCAAACTCTTCGGTTGTGGAAATGGACTCAGTTATCGGACGAGTAGATGGCAAAATTTTACTAACTATGATGTTCAAGTCCTGCGATTTGATGGTAGCTTTCATTGGGGATCGAAACACATCACAAGTCGGTGATTGATGTTTTTAATTCAATATACTGCGCGCTAGGCTCAAGGCCTTGTTCCCCATCATCCTCACTAGACAACGGCTCAGAGTTTTCAAACCCGAAGGCGTTGGAGTATGACGCACAGGGTAACCGCAGGACAAGGTTGTATTATTGCGACCCCTGCGCATCATTCCAAAAGCCTAATGTAGAGTTGAATCATGAGTTCATAAGGAAAATACTGACCAAAGGCAGATCCTTTGATGATCTCACGCAAGATGACATCTCACTTATGATGTCACATATCAACTCTTATTCCAGAGAGAAACTGAATGACAAGTCACCATTTGACACATTCGGCTTTCTCTATGGATACGACGTCCTTGAAAAGCTGGGAATTAGCAGGATACCAGCAAACGAAATATTACTTAAACCATCCCTGCTTAAAAAATAGTTTAATCTAATTTCCTGCGAAAGACACAGCTAACTTAACAGTCGTTTTAGGGGGCGCATTTACTCTGACCGAAAAGTCAGATTCTTGTGACCCTTATATGAGTTTGCCCTTTTTTATCGAAAATCAAACCAACTATTACCATTAAATGCTGAACAAACTATGTTTTTTGTACTTTTTCCCTTTTTCAATTTCACCTTTGGAGCAATTAGCTGAAACTCAGTCCAATTTACCCTGACAAAGGTTGTATTTACTTTGTCTATTCACCCCCAAAAACAAAATATCACGGACAAAAAAAAGAACCCAGCAAGATTAAAAGACTTTTTCAAAGCCTAAAATCTGGAGGGTTCTCTTTATTTTAGTTATCGGAGCTTAAAACAGCTATTTCCAGACAGCCCCTTAATAATTTTGCTTCAAACTAAGAACTTCTTTCAATGCTCCTATAAACTGTTCATCATATTTTCTACTATTAAATTTATATGCATCTAAACCTTTTATTTGTTCCCAGCCTTCCCTAAGAATATTTTCAGCATCATCATATTTCTCTAGATTAATAAGTACATGACTTTGATTCATTAATTGCGCAATTCGTATATCAGCATTAGAGCTATTAATATTATCATACAATCTTATTGCCTCACTAACATTTCCTTCCGCCATATGAATCTTAGATTTCATAAATAAAGCGTTATTACTAACCACTTCACTTGATGATGTGCTCTCCCAACGATCTAAAGCTCTTAGCATTATATCTGTGTTTTCGATTAAATCAGAGAACTTTTTAAAGATAATCTGTAGTTCATCGTCAGTTACTATAGCACCATTGGCATATGAAGTAAATATTTCATCTATAAGTTGGGATTGATTATTATAAGCTTTACTCTCATATTTAATGAGGTAATAATTTATCCCAATAATATTGTCATATTTATTTTTCTTTAATTCCTCTATGGTCTTTATAGGATCTGAGTCATATAAATGTTGCTCTTCAAAGGGTATGATACCAACTAGAGACTCATACTCTAGCGTTTCAATAGCCCTTTTATAAAGCAAATCCTTAGCATCGAGCTTTCTATCTATATAGTCTCCAAATAAAGGATATTCCGTAGCGACATTACTGCTTTCTACAAGCGTTATATCTCCAATATATGATTTCTTCTGGTATTCCATATCTTTATATAATCTTTGAATAATTGTAACTGATTCAGCCCTAGTAATATTATTTTCAGGTTTAAATGTTCCGTCTGGATTTCCAAAAATTATTCCATTTCTAGCCATTGATGTAATTTGATTATAGTACTTGTAATTATCATCGATATCATTGAAGCTAATATTCTTTAAATCTATTGGCAAGGTGGTAAAAAAGTAAGTTAAAACTGTTGCTTCTTCTCTAGTTATTTTTTCATTAGGAAGAAAATTATCTCCAGAAAATATATCTTGAAACTTTACATAGCTGTTTTTATTATCTATAAACGACTTAACTCTAGAAATGTGATCATATGCCCAAAAGCCACTATCTATGTCTAAATAGTCAAGAGCCTCATTTTCTAGCTGTTGATCATTGATTATTCCTTGTTTTTTTGCAGTTCTATAAAGTAATGATACATACTCAGCTCTACTTATATCGCCATCTGGATTAAAGGAACCATCTTCATATCCATTTAGCAATTTTACAGTATTGGCTCCCCACATTATAGAATCTTCTGCCCAATGGCCAAAAATATCGTAAAAATACATTCTTGCATATGTAATATTCAAGCTGAAAAATAATAATAAGCATGTAGTTATTGTGACAAATGTTTTTCTTAATCTCATGAAATCCCCCCGTTAATTTATTCGATATATGATTATTATACATATTTATTAATGATGTTAATTTCACTTTTTTCAAGTCCATATAGCCTAAAAAAATAGTTATTTATATAATTGATTTCTTCTTCAATTTCATGCTCTAGATATTTAACGTTACAATTAGACTCTTTGTTCCCTTCTATAGTATCTGTTTGTCCAAGTTCATAATATAAATTCATTATTTTCTTAACTTTATTCTCTATTGACTCCATTTCTACGCCAATTTTAATTTTTAGAGTCATGAGTTTATTAGGATAATATTCATACATACCTTCATTCAACTTTTTTGCAACTGATTTAAAATAAAACTCAAATAGCGAAGAATTTAGGAAGGCTAACAAATATTCTAGAGATATTTTGTTTATATAATTGTCTCTGAGACTTATTATATATACATCAGCACTACAACACATTTCTCCATACTCTATTGTAAATTCATTAGCAGAGGCTTTATAAGGAAATAATATTTTAGGCTGCTTAAAAACCCCAACATCTCGTCCCCATTGAAGTTTATACCACTCCCTTGTACCAGCTAAACATTCTCTCCTATTTTCAAGTCTATTCCTATAAGGTGCAATATGATTTATAGTATTTTTATACTCATCCAAATCATCAATCAAATCTGTGTATAAAACAAATCGTTTACTTTGAATATTTCTAAATTTCCTTACCTCACTATTTTTCACCCAAGGTTTGCAAATATCTTTTTCAAGGCTCTCTCTTTCGATAGTTTTAATATCTACGATAAAAGCCTTATCGCATCCAGTTATTATTCCTTGATTGCATAGGCAAACCTCATCTAAAAGATGTTCACCCTGAGCCTCTATTTTACAAAATAACTGTCTTTCCTCTTCACTTGCCAATAGCCATCCACTATCATCTAGTTTCTCTTGGCTAACATAATATTTTTCAAAATCTCTACTAAGCTCTAGATTCATTTTTTTAGGAAGTATGCCTTCCTTATGTCTATATACTAAAATGTTATCTTTGCTCGACTGTATTTTAAGGAGCTTAATTATTACCGGACTAATACCTATCCCCTTAAAAATATTTACTCCATAAAAATCTATTATCTCTTCTATTTTATATTTATTTTTTAGAAACTTTCTCAGATCCTTGGCTGAAGGTGCTTCAAGAAAATATCTTGATGTTATAAAAATCAACTTCCCATTTTTGTTAAGAAGCTGGTATCCTTTTTTAAAGAAGCAATAGGAAATATCTGCTTTATCTGAATAAACATCATAATATATATCTTGAAGTATTTTTCTATAGTCCTTATCAATGCTTTTATGGCCAATATAAGGAGGATTACCTATTACTAAATCATACTTACCCATGCTGCAATCTTCTAATATCATTTCCTCTAAATAATCTAATAGACTATAGTCCTTTTCCACTACAATGTCTTTATTGAATATATTAATTTCAAGATTGTCTCTTATCTCTCCTTTTAGCATCAGTGAAACTCTTGTCATATAGACTGCAAAGGGATCTATATCAAATCCTGTTAAATTGTTCTTCAATATAAATGAATGAAATCCATCTTTTATCTCTTTTTCTAGCTTAGGATAGTTCTGAATTATAGCTGTACGGTTTTCATCAAATATTTGTTTTATTTTATCATAGGCTTCTAATAAGAAATACCCCGCACCACAGGCTGGATCAACAACACTAAAATATGGATTTTCTATAATTGCTTCATCAGTTATCCCTAAAGAAATCATGTGTTTCACTATATATTCTGGTGTATAAACCTGCCCTAGCAACTTTTCCTGCTTATTGGTAATAAAAGTCTCATAAAGTTCACCTAATGAAAATCTTGCTAATTCGTCTTTATCTATATCTTTAAGTACTTTAACAATATTAATTTTAAGTTCTTCATTTAATAATATCTTGTCATTAAATAATTTGTCTGCTTCCTTAAAATTTCTAGATAAAAATATTGAATATGTTTTTTCAATTAGTTCTACGTCTATGTCTTCTGAACTAATACTCTTATTTTCTTTTAAATATTTAATGCCTAATACTGATTTACCTATAAAAAATAAAATGCTTTTTATTCCTAGGATATAGATATCCACTTGTTCTTTATCTATCTTGTCTAAAGAATCCTTAGCAATTTTTTTTAAGATTAAAGTATAGATATTTTTAGTTCCCACATATTTCCCTCTTTTCTATTACTGACTAAAATTTATTCTTGCTAAGCTCTTGCCATAGATATTTTATCAAAATCTCAATATTATCTGCTAAAATATTACCATTATGGCTAAGTATTAATATATTATCTGGCAAATTATACTTTAATCTATTGATTTCATTAGTATTCAGCTCTAGGACTTTTGAATCATAATATATACATTTGCTCCCATCAGATAGTTTCCCACTTTCTATCTCTAGGCTAATCTGAATCTTGCCTGTTTGTGGACACCATTTGAATGTATGAGAAGTTCCATAATGCATTTCATCTGGTAAATTTAGAGTATTGGTTAAGCCTTCCACATGCATCATATTACCCTTACACTCAATGCTTTCTACTTCAACAGCTATATCAATACTATAATTAAGATATTCTGTTTTAAAATTAATTCTACTTTTATAGTCTATAATATCAAATATCTTCATGATTTTTGGAAGATTATATATATCTTCGTAATTATGCCTTAAAATAATGTCCTTAATATTATTATTTTTTGTTTTAATATACTTATAATACATTTCTACACTTTCTTTACCGCTTATAGTGTCTTCTCGATTTATTCCTAATAATTTTTCTATACTCTTGAGATTATATTTTTCTAGGCCTAATAAGTTTTTCTTATTTCTAATAATCTTTAACATATCGATACTTTGAATATTTTTTATTTGATAATCTATGCTATGATGAACAAGCCTGCAATTAATAAAAGGTATATCAAAAGCATCACCATTAAAAGTAATCATTACTTCAAAATCTGATACATATCTAATAAAATTACATAGTAGATTTTTTTCATCCTTTTCATCATTGCCAAAAAATTGTATGATTTCCGTTTTCGAATTATTAGTATACAAGAGCCCAATTAGAATTATATGATTGTACTTTCTACTAAAACCTGTAGTTTCAATATCCATAAAACAAACTTTTCTATCTGCTATCTGATTTTTAAGCGTATCTGGAATATCAATTTGTTCATCTAATACATGCCTAATAACTTCCATACTTATCTTCCTTTCAATTTCACCATATGTATTACTACGTATTTTAGTAAATTATATCAAAGAAATGTAATTGATGCTATGAAGAGAAAGTATGAAAATAGCTAACTATGCAAAAAAAAATACTACCTAAATGATTTAAATAATCAATTAGGTAGTAAATTTGACTGTGATTTTAGTGCCAACATTGACAGTACTGCTTAATGATATTTTAGCATTATGCCGCTGAACAATATGCTTGACTATGGATAATCCAAGTCCTGTTCCACCTGTAGATTTAATACGGCTCTTGTCTACACGATAAAACCGCTCAAAAATACGATTTTGATATTTCTCTGGAATTCCAATA is part of the Proteiniborus sp. MB09-C3 genome and encodes:
- a CDS encoding ribonuclease H-like domain-containing protein — its product is MEVIRHVLDEQIDIPDTLKNQIADRKVCFMDIETTGFSRKYNHIILIGLLYTNNSKTEIIQFFGNDEKDEKNLLCNFIRYVSDFEVMITFNGDAFDIPFINCRLVHHSIDYQIKNIQSIDMLKIIRNKKNLLGLEKYNLKSIEKLLGINREDTISGKESVEMYYKYIKTKNNNIKDIILRHNYEDIYNLPKIMKIFDIIDYKSRINFKTEYLNYSIDIAVEVESIECKGNMMHVEGLTNTLNLPDEMHYGTSHTFKWCPQTGKIQISLEIESGKLSDGSKCIYYDSKVLELNTNEINRLKYNLPDNILILSHNGNILADNIEILIKYLWQELSKNKF
- a CDS encoding radical SAM protein is translated as MGPIGIELTNVCNFNCHHCYVDKGKSTVATLSFKQYTKILDFFISTDSINLFLTGGEPFMLNRFDEFYSYAIDKGFLTTIFTNGFILTDKIKLALTQKKPFAMEVSIYGMTDEIYSYITRVGTNCDVIFNNVNWFLKQGIDVELKYVAMKHNLHQLDKFIEYVKKNSIKHSINPALFPLLNEKHLETNFRLSSSELDVIIKKYPQKIKVDALQSQIRCDAGDLLYITSSGNLKGCPVLTREYSINWDVMTTYALEEIVDDIKLNINNKSYKYCPAWEELENKTKISSILKVKL
- a CDS encoding ABC transporter ATP-binding protein gives rise to the protein MKRIIELLKISNVKLWTLFGILLLAITSSFFSILPTNILGETSKIIIDLLAGNGSVNTIKTILIIYVITLILGTIIRNVFCYLSSKFSNMIVFKIRNRTYSKLLKVNVNRLNEMDMGLVTNMVFNNTERLELIFSTSLFTMLSDILDLIIMSIFIIKIDPIILLILISVIPFTYFMAKRSGHEQKILAINRIDAGTKIINNLNDSYNNIDYIRVYNGEEREVKKFGQVNNEYRNISNMSDKKLSTFYVLEKTCRVIGTAIALSYVTFNIINGKVDTGSFLVIVIYSEKFFAPITNMIRYFQYLQQGFASIDNILAFLKEEDFIKYEFLKYKDTAPYLMSGEDLEISVNGNKVATCKNFNIKDKTINLVEGDNGSGKSSILKGLLGIYNIEKGLIYADKKLQYIEKIFAYSKQNAILFNLTVIENCLYPLDLESADSKTIETVKGFLSKLNFKDEQMYKIAGEGGCELSGGEQKKITFIRSMITPTPILILDEITSNIDAKSIQVMEKCIVEESKKRAIIYTTHQISNLISSHTKNIVKVERRQL
- a CDS encoding N-6 DNA methylase gives rise to the protein MGTKNIYTLILKKIAKDSLDKIDKEQVDIYILGIKSILFFIGKSVLGIKYLKENKSISSEDIDVELIEKTYSIFLSRNFKEADKLFNDKILLNEELKINIVKVLKDIDKDELARFSLGELYETFITNKQEKLLGQVYTPEYIVKHMISLGITDEAIIENPYFSVVDPACGAGYFLLEAYDKIKQIFDENRTAIIQNYPKLEKEIKDGFHSFILKNNLTGFDIDPFAVYMTRVSLMLKGEIRDNLEINIFNKDIVVEKDYSLLDYLEEMILEDCSMGKYDLVIGNPPYIGHKSIDKDYRKILQDIYYDVYSDKADISYCFFKKGYQLLNKNGKLIFITSRYFLEAPSAKDLRKFLKNKYKIEEIIDFYGVNIFKGIGISPVIIKLLKIQSSKDNILVYRHKEGILPKKMNLELSRDFEKYYVSQEKLDDSGWLLASEEERQLFCKIEAQGEHLLDEVCLCNQGIITGCDKAFIVDIKTIERESLEKDICKPWVKNSEVRKFRNIQSKRFVLYTDLIDDLDEYKNTINHIAPYRNRLENRRECLAGTREWYKLQWGRDVGVFKQPKILFPYKASANEFTIEYGEMCCSADVYIISLRDNYINKISLEYLLAFLNSSLFEFYFKSVAKKLNEGMYEYYPNKLMTLKIKIGVEMESIENKVKKIMNLYYELGQTDTIEGNKESNCNVKYLEHEIEEEINYINNYFFRLYGLEKSEINIINKYV
- a CDS encoding helix-turn-helix domain-containing protein, with protein sequence MAKNKHLTDAERLQIEQWLKDRVSIKQIALKLDKSTSTISREIRSRAITSIKFVPYRTHNRCVERYDCHKHYLCSDKPNCTKRCSTCNLCNELCEAYQEQPCYKLFEPPYVCNGCIEEHQCVLRKKYYLHHQAHEAYREMLVESRIGANITEDELLVLDEIVSPLIMRGQSVHHIVTHNPDQFEVSEKSIYRYISGGLLKARNI
- a CDS encoding S-layer homology domain-containing protein — its product is MRLRKTFVTITTCLLLFFSLNITYARMYFYDIFGHWAEDSIMWGANTVKLLNGYEDGSFNPDGDISRAEYVSLLYRTAKKQGIINDQQLENEALDYLDIDSGFWAYDHISRVKSFIDNKNSYVKFQDIFSGDNFLPNEKITREEATVLTYFFTTLPIDLKNISFNDIDDNYKYYNQITSMARNGIIFGNPDGTFKPENNITRAESVTIIQRLYKDMEYQKKSYIGDITLVESSNVATEYPLFGDYIDRKLDAKDLLYKRAIETLEYESLVGIIPFEEQHLYDSDPIKTIEELKKNKYDNIIGINYYLIKYESKAYNNQSQLIDEIFTSYANGAIVTDDELQIIFKKFSDLIENTDIMLRALDRWESTSSSEVVSNNALFMKSKIHMAEGNVSEAIRLYDNINSSNADIRIAQLMNQSHVLINLEKYDDAENILREGWEQIKGLDAYKFNSRKYDEQFIGALKEVLSLKQNY